A region of Drosophila mauritiana strain mau12 chromosome 3L, ASM438214v1, whole genome shotgun sequence DNA encodes the following proteins:
- the LOC117139117 gene encoding spliceosome-associated protein CWC27 homolog — MSNIYIQEPPTSGKVLLKTTVGDIDIELWARECPKACRNFVQLCLEGYYKNTEFHRLVKGFIVQGGDPNGDGTGGESIYGQPFKDEFHSRLRYTRRGLVGMANSGKDDNGSQFFFTFAPTPELQNKNTLFGKITGDTIYNMLKLEEGIVDHQERPMHAHRIVSTEVLSNPFDDIVPRILSQPSTKSKKSKKERQGVKNFGLLSFGEEAEGDEEETNVYVKQNAGKAKSLHDVADDPKLSKEPIRVPKLEKADIKEHLSDDCPEDSVKEKPSTASTDLIKMKLSKRSKSGADKKAQPVEEKSDSEDDEDVLLTREEEQSRKVSEEKSKIREEIASLKKQYQMDKQSKDKLVNGQEKAAKSTEIKGSSENHYINDFIESKEKYTAKVKLQPKGQSREAFTLSLLSKFRTKLDNLKQKSSSDDGEPEPKDIDDRVVEQEIIGDDWLSHTLNFNSTTPVLAKDANKKGDDWYDAYDPRNPLNKRKRGETGSSKSSSGKSKSSKRDL, encoded by the exons CGACATAGACATCGAGTTATGGGCACGGGAGTGTCCGAAGGCGTGCCGCAACTTCGTGCAACTCTGCCTAGAGGGCTACTACAAGAACACCGAATTCCACCGGCTGGTCAAGGGCTTTATTGTCCAGGGAGGTGATCCGAATGGCGACGGCACCGGCGGCGAGTCCATATACGGGCAGCCCTTCAAGGATGAGTTCCACTCCCGGCTCCGGTACACGCGTCGTGGCCTTGTGGGCATGGCAAATTCTGGAAAGGATGACAATGGCTCGCAGTTCTTCTTCACATTTGCTCCGACGCCGGAGCTGCAGAATAAGAACACGCTTTTCGGCAAGATCACCGGCGACACCATCTACAACATGCTCAAGTTGGAGGAAGGCATCGTTGATCACCAGGAACGACCGATGCATGCCCATCGCATCGTTTCTACGGAGGTCCTCTCGAATCCATTCGATGATATCGTTCCTCGAATTCTCTCCCAACCTTCCACGAAGAGCAAAAAGTCCAAGAAGGAGCGACAAGGAGTCAA AAACTTCGGCCTGCTATCTTTTGGCGAAGAAGCCGAAGGTGACGAGGAGGAGACCAACGTCTATGTTAAACAGAACGCCGGTAAGGCGAAATCCCTGCACGACGTCGCGGATGATCCCAAGCTGAGCAAGGAGCCCATTCGTGTACCAAAACTAGAAAAGGCCGACATCAAAGAGCACTTGTCCGACGATTGCCCTGAGGACAGTGTCAAGGAAAAACCGTCCACTGCTAGTACGGATCTCATCAAAATGAAGCTGTCTAAGAGATCAAAGAGTGGAGCAGACAAGAAAGCTCAGCCAGTTGAGGAAAAGTCTGATTCTGAGGATGACGAGGATGTTTTGTTAACACGGGAGGAGGAACAAAGTCGGAAAGTCTCGGAGGAAAA ATCCAAGATCCGTGAGGAAATCGCTTCTCTGAAAAAGCAGTATCAAATGGATAAGCAGAGCAAAGACAAACTAGTTAATGGACAAGAGAAAGCAGCAAAGTCCACCGAAATCAAGGGGTCAAGCGAAAACCATTACATTAACGATTTTATAGAGTCTAAGGAGAAGTACACCGCCAAAGTAAAGCTTCAACCGAAAGGGCAGTCAAG AGAGGCATTTACACTGAGCCTACTCTCCAAATTCCGAACGAAACTGGACAACTTGAAGCAAAAGTCAAGCTCTGATGATGGCGAACCGGAACCGAAGGATATAGACGATCGCGTAGTGGAACAGGAAATAATCGGCGACGATTGGTTGTCCCACACCCTAAACTTTAATAGTACGACTCCAGTTTTGGCTAAAGATGCCAATAAAAAGGGCGACGATTGGTACGATGCCTACGATCCACGAAATCCTCTAAATAAACGTAAGCGGGGCGAAACTGGCTCCAGTAAATCGAGTTCGGGTAAATCAAAAAGCAGTAAACGTGACTtgtaa